From Candidatus Zixiibacteriota bacterium, the proteins below share one genomic window:
- a CDS encoding DUF2203 domain-containing protein: MIRSTFGTGALKTRSTLAMPQFDRHFSLQEANDLLPQVLSVFERVNAIRDDLGEDADELDALHESSGGNGGSRKGSELLGRSESIAALLGTLEKNGIVIKDLNGLVDFPHMRDGREVFLCWKLGEKSITHWHEIDAGYKGRQPL, encoded by the coding sequence ATGATTCGTAGTACATTCGGAACCGGAGCGCTAAAGACGCGCTCCACTCTTGCGATGCCTCAATTCGACCGCCACTTCTCCCTGCAGGAAGCCAACGACCTGCTCCCGCAGGTGCTGTCGGTGTTCGAACGCGTTAACGCCATTCGCGATGATCTCGGCGAGGATGCCGATGAACTCGATGCCCTTCACGAATCCTCGGGCGGCAACGGCGGCAGTCGCAAGGGCAGCGAACTGCTGGGACGATCCGAATCCATCGCCGCACTGCTCGGAACCCTCGAGAAAAACGGGATCGTCATCAAGGACCTCAATGGCTTAGTCGACTTCCCCCACATGCGGGACGGACGCGAAGTCTTTCTCTGCTGGAAGCTGGGGGAGAAGTCGATCACGCACTGGCACGAGATCGACGCCGGCTACAAAGGCCGCCAACCGCTGTAG
- a CDS encoding FAD-linked oxidase C-terminal domain-containing protein — protein sequence MPQFNRLLDDDLAVFREVCGAAFVITDETDRRIYGADETEDLCFPPDVVLRPESADQIQSIMRHCNERRIPVTPRGAGTGLSGGALPVHGGVSLSLDRMKKLIEIDTNNLAAVVEPGVITQVLQEAVEAKGLFYPPDPASRGSCFIGGNVAECAGGPRALKYGVTKDYVIGVKAVLPDGELIRWGGKLLKNVTGYNLAQLLVGSEGTLAIVTEITLKLIPLPKHRVMLVAPFDDGEAAATALTQIFMDRLMPSAAEYLEGAAVRCAEAKFGKSFPQSDAEAHLLIELDGNDMALLQQEAEAVGEICLNAGARDVLLAEDRARMDELWMMRRGIGEAVKSVSIYKEEDTVVPRARLPELVRVVRDVCGRHKLFAITYGHAGDGNLHVNILKRDLSDQEWDERLPGAITELFERVVAMGGAISGEHGIGWVQKRYMPIAMSPVELALMRRLKHAFDPNGILNPGKMVPDGDDS from the coding sequence ATGCCACAATTCAATCGGCTTCTTGACGACGATCTGGCCGTGTTCCGGGAGGTATGCGGCGCTGCATTCGTCATCACCGACGAAACCGACCGCCGCATCTATGGCGCCGATGAAACCGAAGACCTGTGTTTTCCTCCGGACGTCGTCTTGCGCCCCGAATCGGCCGATCAGATTCAGTCGATCATGCGCCACTGCAACGAGCGGCGGATTCCGGTCACGCCGCGCGGCGCCGGCACCGGCCTGTCCGGCGGCGCCTTGCCGGTGCACGGCGGTGTGTCGCTGTCGCTGGATCGGATGAAGAAGCTGATCGAAATCGACACCAACAACCTCGCGGCCGTCGTCGAACCCGGAGTCATCACACAAGTCTTGCAGGAGGCGGTCGAAGCGAAGGGGCTGTTCTATCCGCCCGATCCGGCCAGCCGGGGTTCATGCTTTATCGGCGGCAATGTCGCTGAGTGCGCCGGCGGCCCGCGCGCGCTCAAATACGGCGTCACCAAGGACTATGTCATCGGCGTCAAAGCCGTGCTTCCCGATGGCGAGCTGATTCGCTGGGGCGGCAAGTTGCTCAAGAACGTGACCGGCTATAATCTCGCCCAGCTCCTGGTCGGCTCCGAGGGAACGCTGGCAATTGTCACCGAGATCACGCTCAAGCTGATCCCCCTGCCGAAGCATCGTGTCATGCTGGTCGCGCCTTTCGACGACGGCGAGGCCGCCGCCACGGCATTGACACAAATCTTCATGGACCGGCTGATGCCCTCGGCCGCCGAATATCTCGAAGGCGCGGCCGTCCGCTGCGCCGAAGCGAAGTTCGGCAAGTCATTCCCCCAGTCCGATGCCGAAGCGCACCTGCTGATCGAACTCGACGGCAATGACATGGCGCTGCTTCAGCAAGAGGCGGAAGCGGTCGGCGAGATTTGCCTGAACGCCGGGGCCCGCGATGTCTTATTGGCTGAGGATCGCGCCCGCATGGATGAACTCTGGATGATGCGGCGCGGCATCGGCGAAGCGGTCAAGTCCGTCTCAATCTACAAAGAAGAAGACACGGTTGTTCCGCGCGCGCGGCTGCCCGAACTGGTGCGTGTCGTCCGCGACGTCTGCGGCCGTCACAAACTCTTTGCGATCACCTACGGCCACGCCGGTGACGGCAACCTGCACGTCAACATCCTCAAACGCGACCTCAGCGACCAGGAGTGGGACGAACGACTGCCGGGCGCCATTACCGAACTCTTCGAACGCGTGGTCGCGATGGGCGGCGCCATCTCCGGGGAGCACGGCATCGGCTGGGTCCAAAAACGCTACATGCCGATCGCAATGTCTCCCGTCGAGCTGGCGCTGATGCGACGCCTCAAGCACGCCTTCGACCCCAATGGCATCCTCAATCCCGGGAAGATGGTTCCCGACGGGGATGATTCGTAG
- a CDS encoding FlgD immunoglobulin-like domain containing protein, producing MRQFTRGTLLGIGLTLALAASAAAQVTVRISDAAIQPGEEFALDVTMENDVYVGGWQMVFRWSSDVIRCDSVVVDSNSFDARFYTDVAPIDYAGRVTILALLPPFTFPLPEIPPGDHSMGRLYFSSQSGSFNQNVFVDSAIVELVPGFYLQSNLSTPDGLLLYPVIIPGVITIGNPGPVVIAVSPSELSFRGEFGGFDPDAQILNITSPSGVDFNWTAQWSGNWLDVLPSLGKTPALPSVAASVFALPIGAYADTIWISSPLAVNSPVPVPVTLEVDSAAPPPPPSGFALMQNRPNPFVTYHDPDTEIRFSLEQTDNVSIVIYDMLGQRIRTLYSRSGLSANDYVARWDGRNDHGQQVASGHYFYRMVTSRGSVTKRMTVIK from the coding sequence ATGCGACAGTTTACGCGCGGCACACTCCTCGGGATCGGTCTGACGCTGGCGCTGGCGGCATCGGCGGCGGCGCAGGTGACGGTTCGCATTTCGGATGCGGCGATCCAGCCCGGGGAAGAGTTCGCGCTCGATGTGACGATGGAGAATGACGTTTACGTCGGCGGCTGGCAGATGGTGTTTCGCTGGAGCAGCGATGTGATCCGCTGCGATTCGGTCGTCGTCGATTCCAATTCATTCGATGCGCGTTTCTATACGGACGTCGCGCCCATCGACTATGCCGGACGCGTAACGATACTGGCGTTGCTTCCGCCGTTCACGTTTCCATTACCGGAAATCCCGCCCGGGGACCATTCGATGGGGCGGCTGTACTTCTCCAGCCAAAGCGGGAGTTTCAATCAAAATGTGTTTGTCGACAGTGCGATTGTCGAACTGGTGCCTGGTTTTTACTTGCAGAGCAATCTCTCGACGCCCGACGGGCTCCTGCTGTATCCGGTGATCATACCCGGTGTCATCACAATCGGCAATCCCGGGCCGGTCGTGATCGCGGTTTCGCCGTCTGAACTGAGCTTTCGAGGGGAATTCGGCGGATTTGATCCCGATGCGCAGATACTCAACATCACATCGCCCAGCGGGGTCGATTTCAACTGGACGGCGCAGTGGTCTGGCAATTGGCTGGATGTGCTGCCGTCACTGGGCAAGACACCCGCTTTGCCATCGGTCGCCGCCAGCGTGTTTGCGCTGCCGATCGGAGCGTACGCCGACACGATCTGGATTTCATCGCCGTTAGCGGTGAATTCGCCCGTGCCGGTTCCGGTCACGCTGGAGGTCGATTCGGCGGCTCCACCGCCGCCGCCGTCCGGATTTGCGCTCATGCAGAATCGCCCGAATCCGTTCGTGACGTATCACGATCCCGATACGGAGATTCGCTTTTCACTGGAGCAGACCGACAATGTCTCGATCGTCATCTATGACATGCTCGGGCAGCGAATACGGACTCTCTACTCACGCTCGGGGCTGTCGGCGAACGACTACGTGGCCCGTTGGGATGGGCGCAACGATCACGGGCAGCAGGTGGCATCGGGGCATTACTTCTATCGCATGGTGACATCGCGCGGGTCGGTGACCAAGCGGATGACGGTGATCAAGTAG
- a CDS encoding aldehyde dehydrogenase family protein codes for MTTAAIETKPRFTDLFINNEWTGAESGKRIKLICPINAEPLADVAEADAADIDVSVQAARRAFDSGDWPAMSAAKRGRLLWTIADKLQERAETITRLETLNNGKPIFEAQIDLKQAVDVFRYYAGWCDKIHGETIPVAGGDFVYTRREPIGVVGAIIPWNFPLLMVSWKVAPALACGNTVVLKPAEQTPLTALEFADIAREVGLPPGVLNIVPGYGPTAGRALVEHPQVDKISFTGSTEVGREIARRAADTLKRVTLELGGKSANVVFADADLDAAMRGTLNGIFYGKGEVCAAGSRLVVHRKVHDELMEKVLAKASRFTPGDPFDPKCRMGALVSETQMKKVLGYINAGKEDNASLVMGGKRVAGNPGYFVEPTIFDKVTNDMRIAREEIFGPVLAVITFDDDEAAASIANDSPYGLAAAVWTRDIGKAHRFAAAAKAGTVWVNTINLYDAAAPFGGYKHSGYGRDLGAAALHDYTQTKTVWVGMG; via the coding sequence GTGACCACCGCCGCCATCGAAACGAAACCCCGCTTCACCGACTTGTTCATCAACAACGAATGGACCGGCGCGGAGTCGGGCAAACGCATCAAACTGATCTGCCCGATCAATGCCGAACCACTGGCCGATGTCGCCGAAGCCGACGCTGCCGATATCGATGTCTCCGTACAAGCAGCGCGGCGCGCCTTCGACTCCGGCGACTGGCCCGCGATGTCGGCCGCCAAACGCGGACGGCTGCTCTGGACAATCGCCGACAAATTGCAGGAGCGCGCCGAGACAATCACGCGACTGGAGACCCTCAACAACGGCAAGCCGATCTTCGAAGCGCAGATCGACCTGAAGCAGGCAGTCGATGTGTTCCGTTACTATGCGGGCTGGTGCGACAAGATCCACGGCGAGACCATCCCGGTGGCGGGCGGCGACTTCGTCTACACACGCCGCGAGCCGATCGGCGTGGTCGGGGCGATCATCCCCTGGAATTTTCCGCTGCTCATGGTCTCGTGGAAAGTCGCCCCGGCGCTCGCCTGCGGCAACACCGTCGTCCTCAAGCCCGCCGAGCAAACCCCATTGACCGCGCTCGAATTCGCCGACATCGCACGCGAAGTCGGACTTCCGCCCGGCGTGCTCAATATCGTCCCCGGCTACGGTCCGACCGCCGGACGCGCGTTGGTCGAGCATCCGCAGGTCGACAAAATCAGTTTCACCGGCTCCACTGAAGTCGGACGTGAGATCGCCCGACGCGCCGCCGACACGCTCAAGCGCGTCACGCTCGAATTGGGCGGCAAATCGGCCAATGTCGTCTTCGCCGATGCCGATCTCGACGCCGCCATGCGCGGCACGCTCAACGGCATCTTCTACGGCAAAGGCGAAGTCTGCGCCGCCGGGTCGCGTCTGGTCGTCCATCGCAAGGTCCACGATGAACTCATGGAGAAAGTCCTCGCCAAGGCATCACGATTCACCCCCGGCGACCCGTTCGATCCCAAGTGCCGCATGGGCGCACTCGTCTCCGAAACGCAGATGAAAAAAGTCCTCGGCTATATCAACGCGGGCAAAGAGGACAACGCCTCACTCGTCATGGGCGGCAAACGTGTCGCGGGCAATCCCGGCTATTTCGTTGAGCCGACCATCTTCGACAAAGTCACCAACGACATGCGCATCGCCCGCGAGGAAATCTTCGGCCCGGTCCTCGCGGTCATCACCTTCGACGACGACGAAGCCGCCGCATCAATCGCCAACGATTCCCCCTATGGCCTGGCCGCCGCGGTCTGGACCCGCGACATCGGCAAAGCGCACCGTTTCGCCGCCGCCGCGAAAGCCGGCACAGTCTGGGTCAACACGATCAACCTCTACGATGCCGCCGCGCCCTTCGGCGGCTACAAGCACAGCGGCTACGGCCGCGACCTCGGCGCCGCCGCCCTCCACGACTACACGCAAACCAAGACGGTGTGGGTAGGGATGGGGTAG
- a CDS encoding enoyl-CoA hydratase/isomerase family protein, translating into MSKELIRYDVKEGIATITMVDPPANTYTYEMMRQLDEAILQARFDKNVHVIVLTGDGEKFFSAGANIKMLSEADPEFKYYFCLHANETLNRFEQTPKLVIGALNGHTVGGGLEIALATDIRIARHDAGKIGLPEVTLGVLPGTGGTQRLGRVVGKSRAIELMCTGRTFTFEEAQEMGIITDIFSREGFMDEVYAYARQFVPPAKASRAVGRIKRSVCSGCEVPFSEGLAIERELQQQLFMSKDAREGLTAYVEKRVAQFSGAQ; encoded by the coding sequence ATGAGCAAGGAGTTGATCCGCTACGATGTCAAAGAGGGGATCGCCACCATCACCATGGTCGATCCGCCTGCCAACACCTACACCTACGAGATGATGCGGCAGTTGGACGAGGCCATCCTGCAGGCGCGCTTCGACAAAAACGTTCACGTGATCGTCCTGACCGGCGACGGCGAAAAGTTTTTCTCCGCGGGCGCGAACATCAAGATGCTCAGCGAGGCCGATCCCGAATTCAAATATTACTTCTGCCTGCACGCCAACGAGACCCTCAACCGCTTTGAGCAGACCCCCAAGCTCGTGATCGGCGCGCTCAATGGCCACACCGTCGGCGGCGGGCTGGAGATCGCGCTGGCGACCGACATCCGCATCGCCCGCCATGACGCCGGCAAGATCGGCCTGCCCGAAGTCACGCTCGGTGTACTGCCCGGCACCGGCGGCACCCAGCGTCTCGGACGCGTCGTCGGCAAGTCGCGCGCCATCGAATTGATGTGCACCGGACGCACCTTCACATTCGAGGAAGCGCAGGAGATGGGGATTATCACCGACATCTTCTCGCGCGAAGGATTCATGGACGAGGTCTACGCCTACGCGCGCCAGTTCGTGCCGCCCGCCAAGGCATCGCGCGCGGTCGGACGCATCAAGCGCTCGGTCTGCTCCGGCTGCGAGGTGCCCTTCTCCGAGGGACTGGCCATCGAACGCGAACTGCAGCAGCAGTTGTTCATGTCGAAGGACGCGCGCGAAGGGCTGACCGCCTATGTCGAGAAGCGCGTCGCGCAGTTCTCGGGCGCGCAATAG